From Paenibacillus graminis, a single genomic window includes:
- a CDS encoding TerB N-terminal domain-containing protein — protein sequence MSRDGKEPHFTELVWESTEQNLPIPPRASADSKVPGPPAAVPKKKAPEEATVQLQLWDMEEPQEPVTTTESQFVARARELVDHKETASLFVPFKSYWPTYGHMTGAQSRWYFFWRDEVRQGRYPKTDLSYIFLHVYELINGVGWDEPQDGYRQLNLVWEAYRDQYKRLDQYLGGWIADFSFVHHLDVPLSGIVARSRGLAGDLAELELMRCLTAAPEQLTFEVLTVMSDYDMSKSKFYTGEGKAAAERYIPQVVALIDAYVARKHGSNLIGMFPPGPAVVRERYLFRSAVYDISLYGYSVLVPVVRISKSPPLRSLITRLFRLTENKLRELLGYRGRLKDVRVEADMADLVMRFLQREFRKAEQLEKGPAVVIDAKKLEQLQNDSDIVKTLLTVEETEELEGRPGEPEADGDVNARTDIPVADESGTQVQPADPAGAEDTRVPPAEEEHEAVKLSAGSDAASIVKAGSAVAEVQQDSGNSAAELWRSFAAALAPLEWEAVRALALGSGMAAVQHLASAGGTMAELLIDGINETAMDLLGDLIIDNEELNEEFMPMLQYLGGVNDR from the coding sequence AAAGAGCCGCATTTTACAGAGCTGGTGTGGGAGAGCACGGAGCAGAATCTGCCGATTCCTCCGCGTGCTTCGGCTGACTCCAAGGTTCCCGGGCCGCCGGCAGCCGTACCGAAGAAAAAAGCTCCTGAAGAAGCCACCGTACAGCTTCAGTTATGGGATATGGAAGAGCCGCAGGAGCCGGTAACGACGACAGAGAGCCAGTTCGTGGCCCGCGCCAGGGAGCTGGTGGATCACAAGGAAACGGCTTCGCTGTTTGTTCCTTTCAAGAGCTACTGGCCAACCTATGGCCACATGACCGGGGCGCAGAGCAGATGGTATTTCTTTTGGCGTGATGAGGTCAGACAGGGCAGATATCCCAAAACGGATTTGTCATATATCTTTCTGCATGTCTATGAGCTGATCAACGGTGTAGGGTGGGACGAGCCTCAGGATGGATACCGGCAGCTGAATCTGGTATGGGAAGCCTACCGGGATCAATATAAAAGACTGGATCAATATCTGGGCGGCTGGATTGCGGATTTCTCGTTTGTCCATCACCTGGATGTTCCGCTATCGGGGATTGTCGCCCGTTCACGCGGACTTGCCGGCGATCTGGCCGAGCTTGAGCTGATGCGCTGTCTGACCGCTGCTCCGGAGCAGCTTACCTTTGAAGTGCTGACCGTCATGTCCGATTACGATATGAGCAAATCGAAATTTTATACAGGTGAAGGCAAAGCTGCGGCGGAACGCTATATTCCACAGGTGGTTGCGTTGATTGACGCTTATGTGGCCCGCAAGCATGGCTCGAATCTGATCGGCATGTTTCCGCCGGGTCCGGCAGTGGTCCGGGAGCGTTATCTGTTTCGCAGCGCGGTATATGACATCTCATTGTATGGCTATTCTGTGCTTGTCCCAGTGGTGCGGATCAGCAAATCTCCCCCGCTGCGCAGTCTGATTACCCGCCTGTTCCGGTTGACGGAGAATAAGCTGCGGGAACTGCTCGGCTACCGGGGAAGATTGAAGGATGTAAGGGTTGAAGCAGATATGGCGGATCTGGTTATGCGGTTCCTGCAGCGCGAATTCCGCAAAGCGGAGCAGCTCGAAAAGGGGCCGGCGGTAGTCATTGATGCTAAGAAGCTTGAGCAGCTCCAGAACGACTCTGACATTGTGAAGACGCTGCTTACGGTTGAAGAAACTGAAGAATTAGAGGGACGGCCTGGCGAGCCAGAGGCAGACGGGGATGTGAATGCGCGGACAGATATACCGGTGGCAGATGAGTCTGGTACACAAGTTCAGCCGGCTGATCCAGCTGGAGCTGAGGACACCAGAGTCCCGCCAGCTGAGGAGGAACATGAAGCTGTGAAGCTGTCTGCCGGTTCCGATGCGGCTTCAATTGTGAAAGCAGGCAGCGCTGTGGCTGAAGTTCAGCAGGATTCCGGCAATAGCGCTGCTGAGCTGTGGCGTTCATTCGCCGCTGCGCTGGCTCCCCTGGAGTGGGAGGCGGTTCGTGCGCTTGCGTTAGGCAGCGGAATGGCAGCTGTACAGCATTTGGCTTCAGCAGGCGGAACGATGGCAGAGCTGTTGATCGACGGGATTAATGAGACTGCTATGGATCTGCTTGGTGATCTGATTATAGATAATGAAGAGTTGAACGAGGAATTTATGCCGATGCTGCAATACTTGGGTGGGGTGAATGATCGATGA